From Chelatococcus sp. YT9, a single genomic window includes:
- a CDS encoding cell cycle histidine kinase CckA — protein sequence MSDTSVNRSIDRSDRPGHAGFVLLLAVVLIGAVVALSFVASDAAQPLIVGFLAILAMAGVFSLFGLAIGFVQLSGRGTRNDLTKHLVDTAPEGIIVVGADSRVTYANEAYLTLSGSAKGGDVRIVERLFSGSAEVSEAIYRLAQAARESRVATEEIRLQPGLTGNDAGWYRVRVRPLPRPGSRAATVWSVVDVTRDRERQENVFQELQHAIDYLDHAPAGFLSVDAAGDIVYMNATLATWLEHDLAQVGSGGLKLGDVAPANAAALIAAVKGAPGDVHTEILDVDLRRRGGKSLPVRLFHRVAIGADGAIGPSRTLVLNRSPGEDVAEGQRAAEVRFARFFNNTPVAIATVSRHGAITGSNGSFARLFGSALAKSDGGERSLFEMVVERDREALSNALAAAAAGRDEITPIEATVDGEGGRSARLYITAVEDTEGDGAGEVAIIYALETTEQRVLEAQFAQAQKMQAVGQLAGGVAHDFNNVLQAIIGYSDLLLANHRPTDPSFQDIMQIKQNANRAASLVRQLLAFSRRQTLRPQVIQLSDSLSDLSLLLKRLLGEHVTLDLHHGRDLWLVKADVNQFEQVVVNLAVNARDAMTDGGTLTIRTANVSAAESEKLGEKSMPVADYVLIEVADTGTGIPADVIDKIFEPFFTTKEIGKGTGLGLSTVYGIVKQTGGYIFCNSEPGTGTTFSIFLPRHQPVVVEEPVKIQPGKAQMPDLTGRGTILLVEDEEAVRAFAARALATRGYTVLEAASGREALAVLDERAAPIDLVVSDVVMPEMDGPTLLGELRGRQPDLKVIFVSGYAEDAFKKHLPEGEDFTFLPKPFSLKQLIEAVKGAMVGR from the coding sequence ATGAGCGATACGAGCGTGAACAGGTCGATCGACCGATCTGATCGCCCGGGCCATGCCGGCTTCGTGCTCCTGCTCGCGGTCGTACTGATCGGCGCGGTGGTTGCTTTGAGCTTCGTCGCCAGCGATGCGGCGCAGCCGCTCATCGTGGGTTTCCTGGCAATCCTTGCCATGGCCGGCGTGTTCAGCCTGTTCGGTCTTGCGATCGGCTTCGTGCAGCTCAGCGGTCGCGGCACGCGCAATGACCTAACGAAGCATCTCGTCGATACGGCGCCGGAAGGTATCATCGTTGTTGGTGCGGACAGCCGCGTGACCTATGCGAATGAGGCTTACCTGACGCTTTCCGGGAGCGCCAAAGGTGGAGATGTCCGCATCGTGGAGCGGCTTTTCTCCGGCAGCGCCGAGGTGTCGGAGGCGATCTATCGCCTCGCCCAGGCGGCCCGTGAATCGCGGGTCGCCACGGAGGAAATCCGGCTGCAGCCGGGCCTGACTGGCAACGACGCGGGCTGGTACCGGGTGCGCGTGCGCCCGTTGCCGCGCCCTGGCAGCCGTGCGGCAACGGTGTGGAGCGTCGTGGACGTGACCCGCGACCGCGAGCGCCAGGAGAACGTCTTCCAGGAACTGCAGCATGCGATCGACTATCTGGACCATGCGCCGGCCGGCTTCCTCTCGGTCGATGCAGCTGGCGACATCGTCTATATGAATGCGACGCTCGCCACCTGGCTGGAGCATGATCTCGCGCAGGTCGGGTCGGGCGGTCTGAAGCTCGGCGATGTTGCTCCCGCCAACGCGGCGGCGCTGATCGCAGCCGTGAAGGGCGCGCCGGGCGACGTTCACACGGAGATTCTCGATGTCGATCTGCGGCGGCGCGGCGGGAAGTCGCTGCCGGTACGGCTCTTTCATCGGGTCGCAATCGGCGCCGACGGCGCCATCGGGCCTTCACGCACGCTCGTTCTCAACCGCTCGCCCGGAGAGGACGTTGCCGAAGGGCAGCGAGCCGCCGAGGTCCGTTTCGCGCGATTTTTCAACAATACGCCGGTGGCCATCGCCACCGTCAGCCGGCACGGGGCGATCACGGGTTCGAACGGCTCATTCGCACGTCTTTTCGGCTCGGCGCTCGCGAAGAGCGACGGCGGAGAGCGCTCGCTGTTCGAGATGGTTGTGGAGCGCGACCGCGAAGCGCTGAGCAATGCGTTGGCGGCGGCCGCTGCCGGCCGCGACGAGATTACGCCCATCGAGGCGACTGTCGACGGTGAGGGCGGACGTTCGGCCCGGCTCTATATAACCGCGGTCGAGGACACGGAGGGGGACGGCGCCGGTGAAGTCGCCATCATCTACGCGTTGGAAACCACGGAGCAGCGTGTCCTCGAAGCGCAATTCGCCCAGGCGCAGAAGATGCAGGCGGTGGGACAGCTTGCCGGCGGCGTGGCGCATGATTTCAACAACGTGCTGCAGGCGATCATCGGCTACTCGGATCTCCTCCTCGCCAATCATCGCCCGACAGATCCGTCATTCCAGGACATCATGCAGATCAAGCAGAACGCCAACCGGGCCGCGAGCCTGGTGCGGCAGCTGCTGGCTTTTTCACGCCGCCAGACCTTGCGGCCACAGGTTATCCAGCTCAGCGACAGCCTGTCGGACCTTTCGCTCCTGCTGAAGCGCCTCCTGGGCGAGCATGTTACGCTGGATTTGCACCATGGCCGCGACCTCTGGCTGGTCAAGGCGGACGTGAACCAGTTCGAGCAGGTCGTGGTCAATCTGGCGGTCAATGCCAGGGATGCCATGACAGACGGTGGAACCCTCACCATTCGCACCGCCAACGTGTCCGCCGCCGAGAGCGAGAAGCTCGGTGAAAAATCCATGCCCGTGGCCGATTACGTGCTGATCGAGGTGGCTGACACCGGCACGGGCATACCAGCCGACGTGATCGACAAGATCTTCGAGCCGTTCTTCACCACCAAGGAGATCGGCAAGGGAACGGGCCTTGGCCTCTCGACGGTCTATGGCATCGTCAAGCAGACCGGCGGCTATATCTTCTGCAACAGTGAGCCGGGTACGGGCACGACATTCTCGATATTCCTGCCACGGCACCAGCCGGTCGTCGTCGAGGAGCCCGTGAAGATCCAACCCGGCAAGGCGCAGATGCCGGACCTCACCGGGCGCGGCACGATCCTTCTGGTCGAAGACGAGGAGGCGGTGCGCGCTTTTGCGGCGCGCGCGCTCGCCACACGCGGTTATACTGTGCTGGAGGCTGCGTCCGGCCGCGAGGCTCTCGCTGTCCTTGACGAGCGCGCGGCACCCATCGATCTCGTCGTTTCCGACGTGGTGATGCCGGAAATGGATGGGCCGACCCTGCTCGGCGAGCTGCGCGGCCGACAACCCGATCTGAAGGTCATCTTCGTGTCCGGCTACGCCGAAGATGCGTTCAAGAAGCACCTGCCCGAGGGCGAGGACTTCACCTTCCTGCCGAAGCCCTTCAGCCTCAAGCAGCTCATCGAAGCTGTGAAGGGCGCGATGGTCGGTCGCTGA
- the recA gene encoding recombinase RecA: MSQSSLRLVEGSSMDKSKALDAALSQIERAFGKGSIMRLGKSDKPIEIETVSTGSLGLDIALGVGGLPRGRIIEIYGPESSGKTTLALHTIAEAQKKGGVCGFIDAEHALDPVYARKLGVKLDDLLISQPDTGEQALEIADTLVRSGAIDVLVVDSVAALTPRAEIEGEMGDMQPGMQARLMSQALRKLTASISRSNTMVIFINQIRMKIGVMYGSPETTSGGNALKFYASVRLDIRRVGAIKDRDETIGNTTRVKVVKNKVAPPFKQVEFDIMYGEGVSKVGELIDLGVKGGIVEKSGAWFSYDSQRLGQGRENAKQFLRSNPDVADRIELAIRQNSGVLADRILENAEPTAEDLDEGAA; encoded by the coding sequence ATGTCCCAGTCCAGCCTGCGACTCGTGGAAGGCAGCTCCATGGATAAATCGAAAGCCCTTGACGCCGCGCTCTCGCAGATCGAGCGCGCTTTCGGCAAAGGCTCGATCATGCGTCTCGGCAAGAGCGACAAGCCCATCGAAATCGAGACGGTGTCGACAGGCTCGCTCGGTCTCGACATCGCCTTGGGCGTCGGCGGCCTGCCACGTGGGCGCATCATCGAGATCTACGGGCCGGAGTCATCGGGCAAGACAACGCTCGCCCTTCATACGATCGCCGAGGCGCAGAAGAAGGGCGGTGTCTGCGGCTTCATCGACGCCGAGCATGCGCTCGATCCGGTCTATGCCCGGAAGCTTGGCGTGAAGCTGGACGATCTGTTGATCTCGCAACCGGATACCGGCGAACAGGCGCTCGAGATCGCGGACACACTGGTGCGTTCAGGAGCCATCGACGTTCTCGTGGTCGATTCGGTGGCCGCCCTGACCCCGCGGGCTGAGATCGAAGGCGAGATGGGCGATATGCAGCCCGGCATGCAGGCCCGGCTGATGAGCCAGGCGCTGCGCAAGCTGACGGCTTCCATTTCGCGTTCCAATACCATGGTCATCTTCATCAACCAGATTCGAATGAAGATCGGCGTGATGTATGGTTCTCCGGAGACGACGAGCGGCGGCAACGCGTTGAAGTTCTACGCATCCGTGCGTCTCGACATCCGCCGCGTCGGTGCGATCAAGGACCGTGATGAGACGATCGGCAACACCACACGCGTCAAGGTGGTGAAGAACAAGGTCGCTCCTCCCTTCAAGCAGGTCGAGTTCGACATCATGTACGGCGAAGGCGTATCGAAGGTCGGCGAGCTTATCGACCTCGGCGTCAAGGGCGGCATCGTCGAGAAATCGGGCGCGTGGTTCTCTTACGACAGCCAGCGTCTCGGCCAGGGGCGCGAGAACGCCAAGCAGTTTCTCCGCAGCAATCCCGATGTCGCCGATCGCATCGAGCTCGCCATCCGGCAGAACTCCGGCGTGCTTGCCGATCGCATTCTTGAGAATGCCGAACCCACGGCCGAGGATCTGGATGAGGGCGCAGCCTGA
- a CDS encoding NAD(P)H-dependent glycerol-3-phosphate dehydrogenase: MVEGMASEHRTARKIDTVAVVGAGAWGTALAMTAVRADRSVRLWAREPEVVASIRKSRENTLFLPGHHVPEAVAVDNDLAAVVGGADVVLIVVPSQFLRKTAETLRPLLAPETPVVICAKGIERGSGLLLAAVVEEALPGHALAVLSGPTFAGEVAAGMPTAITVASADAAIDPQTSLAAAVAVALGTQAFRPYVSDDVVGVEVGGAVKNVLAIACGIATGLGFGANTRAALITRGLDEIKGLAEALGGRRDTVTGLSGIGDLTLTCSSEQSRNMRYGMGLAIGRAPSEMFGGRPVVVEGVENAQSVTDLARSLNVDMPICEAVRAVVLDGQPIADVMAALLTRPFRAEPHGMDLSLAHAPSDQKA, from the coding sequence GTGGTCGAAGGTATGGCCTCGGAGCATAGGACTGCGCGGAAGATCGACACGGTCGCTGTGGTCGGGGCAGGGGCCTGGGGCACCGCCCTCGCCATGACCGCCGTGCGGGCCGACAGATCCGTGCGCCTGTGGGCGCGAGAGCCCGAGGTGGTCGCGAGCATTCGCAAGAGCCGTGAGAACACGCTTTTCCTGCCGGGTCATCACGTTCCCGAGGCCGTTGCCGTGGACAACGATCTCGCTGCCGTCGTAGGGGGCGCTGATGTTGTCCTCATCGTCGTCCCCTCGCAGTTTCTGCGTAAGACCGCGGAGACCCTGCGGCCGCTTCTCGCGCCGGAGACGCCTGTCGTCATCTGTGCGAAGGGCATCGAGCGCGGCAGCGGCCTCCTCCTCGCGGCGGTCGTCGAAGAGGCCCTCCCGGGCCATGCGCTCGCCGTGCTTTCCGGCCCGACATTCGCCGGCGAAGTCGCGGCGGGCATGCCGACCGCCATCACGGTGGCCTCTGCCGACGCGGCCATTGATCCGCAGACATCGCTCGCGGCAGCAGTTGCGGTCGCGCTCGGGACCCAGGCTTTCCGACCCTATGTGTCCGACGACGTCGTGGGGGTTGAGGTTGGCGGCGCGGTCAAGAACGTGCTGGCAATAGCCTGCGGCATCGCGACCGGGCTTGGTTTTGGCGCGAATACGCGGGCCGCGCTGATCACACGCGGCCTCGACGAGATCAAGGGTTTGGCGGAGGCGCTGGGCGGGCGACGCGATACGGTGACGGGCCTGTCCGGGATCGGCGACCTGACCTTGACCTGCTCCAGCGAACAGTCGCGCAACATGCGTTATGGCATGGGCCTTGCGATCGGGCGCGCGCCGAGCGAGATGTTCGGTGGGCGCCCCGTGGTGGTGGAGGGGGTCGAGAACGCCCAGTCGGTGACGGATCTGGCCCGCAGCCTGAATGTCGATATGCCGATCTGTGAGGCAGTCCGGGCCGTGGTTCTGGACGGGCAACCCATTGCCGATGTCATGGCCGCCTTGCTGACACGCCCGTTCCGGGCCGAGCCCCACGGCATGGACCTCAGCCTTGCGCACGCGCCGTCTGATCAGAAAGCCTGA
- a CDS encoding response regulator, translating into MGDDTPQHDAEALRILLVEDQPVVRLTTSDMLSDLGHIVEEAADAQSAIAIVETGAPIDVLITDIGLPDISGTTLAEECRRHLPALRVIFVSGDDTQLISDLEEDPRRRFLGKPFLGEELQRLLTELAGRRPQ; encoded by the coding sequence ATGGGCGACGACACCCCGCAGCACGACGCGGAAGCTCTCCGCATTCTCCTTGTCGAGGATCAGCCCGTGGTCCGCCTCACGACAAGTGACATGCTCAGTGACCTCGGCCATATCGTCGAAGAGGCCGCCGATGCGCAATCGGCAATTGCCATCGTGGAGACCGGCGCGCCGATCGATGTGCTGATCACCGACATCGGCCTGCCTGATATCAGCGGCACGACACTCGCTGAGGAGTGCCGACGTCACCTGCCGGCTCTGCGGGTGATTTTCGTGAGCGGCGATGACACGCAGCTCATCAGCGATCTTGAAGAGGATCCCCGGCGCCGCTTTCTCGGCAAGCCATTCCTCGGCGAGGAACTTCAGAGATTGCTCACGGAGTTGGCCGGACGGCGACCACAATAA
- the alaS gene encoding alanine--tRNA ligase, whose protein sequence is MSGVNEIRSSFLDYFAKSGHEVVPSSPLVPRNDPTLMFTNAGMVQFKNVFTGVETRPYKRATTSQKCVRAGGKHNDLDNVGYTARHHTFFEMLGNFSFGDYFKADAIELAWKLVTREFGLPEKKLLVTVFSEDDEAHGLWKKIAGLSDDKIIRIPTSDNFWQMGDTGPCGPCSEIFYDHGDHIPGGPPGSPDEDGDRFIEIWNLVFMQYEQLAPGNRVVLPRPSIDTGMGLERIAAVLQGTHDNYATDLMRALVVAVANFTGVDPDGPQKASHRVIADHLRASAFLVADGVLPSNEGRGYVLRRIMRRAMRHAELLGAREPILWRLVPALVREMGQAYGELVRAEALITETLRLEETRFRKTLERGLSILEDEARALKSGDKLSGEVAFTLYDTYGFPLDLTQDALRARDIGVDVDRFNAAMERQREMARAGWSGSGEAATEAVWFSLRDRLGASEFLGYDTEVAEGVITALLRDGAEVMELEAGQEGYVVLNQTPFYGESGGQVGDTGSIAGVGFQADVLDTQKKLGDLFVHRVAVKSGALKVGLPVELAVDHRRRLAIRSNHSATHLLHEALRRVLGDHIAQKGSLVAPDRLRFDFSHPKPISAEELSAVETMANEILLGNSEVVTRLMGVDDAIASGARALFGEKYGDEVRVVSMGLAPGDNQAFSVELCGGTHVGRTGDIGLITVLSEGAVAAGVRRLEAVTGDAARRYLNDEANQLKALAGLLKVPSADAFGRLEALMEERRKLERELADARKQLATGGGGNEATKTVAGVTYMGRVLANTPAKELKGIVDDAKKRIGSGVVAFVSVAEDGRASLIVGVTADKVDTVNAVTLVKAGSAVLGGAGGGGRPDLAQAGGPDGARAAEALAAIETAIAG, encoded by the coding sequence ATGAGCGGCGTTAACGAGATCAGATCGAGCTTCCTCGACTATTTTGCCAAGAGCGGCCACGAGGTTGTGCCTTCGAGCCCGCTCGTGCCGCGCAATGATCCGACATTGATGTTCACCAATGCGGGCATGGTGCAGTTCAAGAATGTCTTCACGGGTGTCGAGACGCGGCCTTACAAGCGCGCGACGACATCCCAGAAGTGCGTTCGTGCCGGTGGCAAGCACAATGACCTCGATAATGTCGGCTATACCGCCCGTCATCACACGTTCTTCGAGATGCTGGGAAACTTCTCTTTCGGCGATTATTTCAAGGCCGATGCGATCGAGCTTGCCTGGAAACTCGTAACCCGTGAGTTCGGGCTGCCCGAGAAGAAGCTTCTCGTGACGGTCTTTTCCGAAGACGACGAGGCTCATGGACTGTGGAAGAAGATCGCGGGTCTGTCCGACGACAAGATCATTCGCATCCCGACCTCCGATAATTTCTGGCAGATGGGCGATACGGGCCCCTGCGGTCCCTGTTCGGAGATCTTCTATGATCATGGGGACCACATACCGGGCGGCCCTCCCGGTAGTCCCGATGAGGACGGGGACCGTTTCATCGAGATCTGGAATCTCGTCTTCATGCAATACGAGCAGCTGGCGCCGGGCAATCGCGTGGTGCTTCCGCGACCCTCGATCGATACCGGCATGGGTCTCGAGCGCATCGCGGCCGTGCTGCAAGGCACGCACGACAACTATGCGACCGATCTCATGCGGGCGCTGGTTGTGGCTGTCGCCAATTTCACGGGTGTCGATCCAGACGGGCCGCAGAAGGCGAGCCATCGCGTCATAGCCGATCACCTCCGAGCGTCCGCGTTCCTCGTCGCCGACGGCGTGCTGCCGTCGAACGAGGGACGTGGCTATGTGCTGCGACGCATCATGCGCCGCGCCATGCGCCACGCCGAGCTCCTCGGCGCGCGCGAACCGATCCTCTGGCGCCTGGTGCCGGCCCTGGTTCGTGAGATGGGTCAAGCCTATGGCGAGCTGGTGCGCGCCGAGGCTCTCATCACAGAGACCTTGCGGCTTGAGGAGACCCGCTTCCGCAAGACGTTGGAGCGCGGCCTGTCGATCCTCGAGGATGAGGCGCGGGCGCTGAAATCCGGCGACAAGCTGTCGGGCGAGGTTGCCTTCACGCTCTATGATACCTACGGCTTTCCGCTCGATCTCACGCAGGACGCCTTGCGTGCGCGGGATATCGGTGTCGACGTGGATCGCTTCAACGCGGCCATGGAACGTCAACGCGAGATGGCGCGGGCGGGCTGGTCCGGGTCCGGCGAGGCGGCGACCGAGGCTGTGTGGTTCAGCTTGCGGGACAGACTCGGGGCGAGCGAATTCCTCGGCTATGACACAGAGGTCGCTGAGGGGGTGATTACCGCGCTCCTGCGCGACGGTGCCGAGGTGATGGAGCTGGAGGCCGGGCAGGAGGGCTACGTCGTCCTGAACCAGACGCCGTTCTATGGTGAATCCGGTGGCCAGGTCGGTGATACCGGGTCGATAGCCGGCGTCGGTTTCCAGGCCGATGTGCTTGATACACAGAAGAAGCTCGGTGATCTGTTCGTTCATCGCGTTGCGGTGAAGAGCGGTGCTTTGAAGGTGGGGTTGCCCGTCGAGCTGGCCGTCGATCATCGCCGCCGCCTGGCGATCCGCTCGAACCACAGCGCGACGCATCTGCTGCACGAGGCGTTGCGCCGGGTTCTGGGCGATCACATCGCCCAGAAGGGTTCGCTCGTCGCGCCGGACAGGCTGCGCTTCGATTTCAGCCATCCCAAGCCGATCTCTGCGGAGGAATTGTCGGCTGTCGAGACCATGGCGAACGAGATCCTTCTCGGCAACAGCGAAGTGGTGACGCGTCTCATGGGGGTGGACGACGCGATTGCGTCGGGGGCGCGCGCGCTGTTCGGCGAGAAGTACGGCGATGAGGTCCGGGTTGTCTCGATGGGCCTTGCGCCCGGTGATAACCAAGCGTTCTCGGTTGAGCTCTGCGGCGGAACGCATGTTGGGCGTACGGGCGATATCGGGCTCATCACCGTGCTCTCCGAAGGCGCCGTTGCTGCGGGAGTGCGCCGTTTGGAGGCTGTGACTGGCGATGCGGCGCGCCGTTATCTCAATGATGAGGCCAACCAGCTGAAGGCCTTGGCCGGCTTGCTCAAGGTGCCATCGGCCGATGCATTCGGACGCCTCGAGGCCTTGATGGAGGAACGTCGCAAATTGGAGAGAGAGCTTGCCGACGCGCGCAAGCAACTGGCGACAGGTGGCGGCGGCAATGAAGCAACCAAGACAGTCGCTGGCGTCACCTACATGGGCCGTGTTCTCGCCAACACGCCAGCCAAGGAGCTGAAGGGCATCGTCGATGACGCCAAGAAGCGGATCGGCAGCGGTGTCGTGGCCTTCGTCAGCGTGGCTGAAGATGGCCGAGCGAGCCTGATCGTAGGGGTGACGGCAGACAAGGTCGATACGGTCAACGCGGTCACCCTCGTCAAGGCGGGCTCAGCCGTGCTCGGCGGCGCCGGCGGTGGCGGCCGACCGGATTTGGCCCAGGCGGGAGGTCCGGATGGCGCTCGCGCTGCGGAAGCGCTCGCCGCGATCGAGACCGCCATCGCGGGCTAG
- a CDS encoding YadA-like family protein → MSVSDNCAVRYQLAGTADQVATCTISSKGGQETSTSAPLPRHALIGLALPIVVLGGIATATRAAAQEMHYYSVGPHSIGQPNNFDNDGATGAASIAAGVGTTAAGDASVAMGFSADANGGASVAVGNNAQSNGGASTAVGALSKALGLRSTSFGAQSEASGTDSTAIGAGANASVDNSAALGAESTTTAAATTTTAGTTSYSSADIGGQTYSYAAGTAVGVVSVGSAGAERRIQNVAAGLVTATSTDAVNGSQLYAGINNLQVQINNLTGGGGNGGIDPGLKQQVNQNTAEIAGLQNRIDRLNSDMNWGLATLRSQMTRNEKLANAGIASAAAIGMIRYDDRPGKFSTGTAITTHRRQAAISIGAGYTSKNGNWRFSAAGAFSPTNWKAEATVGASATYTWN, encoded by the coding sequence ATGTCAGTTTCAGATAACTGCGCAGTTCGATATCAACTTGCCGGCACTGCCGATCAGGTCGCGACATGCACCATCTCGTCCAAAGGAGGACAGGAAACGAGCACGAGCGCGCCCCTGCCGCGGCACGCGTTGATCGGCTTGGCCCTGCCTATTGTAGTCTTGGGCGGCATTGCTACAGCAACGCGGGCGGCAGCGCAGGAGATGCACTATTACAGCGTAGGTCCCCACTCGATAGGTCAGCCCAACAACTTTGACAACGACGGTGCGACCGGCGCCGCTTCAATCGCGGCGGGCGTAGGAACTACAGCAGCCGGTGACGCGTCAGTGGCTATGGGGTTTTCTGCGGACGCGAACGGCGGTGCATCTGTCGCTGTGGGAAACAACGCACAATCAAATGGCGGCGCCTCAACCGCCGTGGGGGCGCTCTCAAAGGCTCTCGGTCTGCGGTCGACCTCCTTCGGCGCGCAAAGCGAGGCCTCAGGCACAGACTCGACCGCCATCGGCGCAGGGGCGAATGCAAGCGTCGATAACTCCGCCGCGCTGGGCGCAGAATCAACCACGACCGCGGCGGCCACGACGACCACCGCCGGCACCACGAGCTATTCGTCCGCCGACATAGGCGGTCAGACCTACAGCTATGCCGCTGGGACTGCGGTTGGTGTCGTCAGTGTCGGCAGCGCCGGCGCCGAGCGGCGCATTCAGAATGTGGCAGCGGGTCTGGTGACCGCGACCTCAACCGATGCCGTCAACGGCTCGCAACTTTACGCCGGCATCAATAACCTGCAGGTGCAGATCAACAATTTGACAGGTGGAGGCGGGAATGGCGGCATTGACCCTGGCCTGAAACAGCAAGTCAATCAGAACACCGCCGAGATCGCTGGCCTTCAGAACCGCATAGACCGGCTAAATTCCGACATGAATTGGGGGCTGGCAACATTGCGGAGCCAAATGACGCGAAACGAAAAGCTCGCCAATGCCGGCATCGCTTCCGCGGCCGCCATTGGCATGATTCGCTACGACGACAGGCCGGGCAAGTTCTCGACAGGCACCGCCATCACGACCCATCGCCGCCAGGCTGCGATCTCCATCGGCGCCGGCTACACATCCAAAAACGGCAACTGGCGCTTTTCGGCAGCAGGGGCATTCTCCCCCACCAACTGGAAAGCCGAGGCGACGGTCGGCGCAAGCGCCACCTACACCTGGAACTGA